The Carassius auratus strain Wakin chromosome 40, ASM336829v1, whole genome shotgun sequence genome has a segment encoding these proteins:
- the LOC113058585 gene encoding rho-related GTP-binding protein RhoU-like: protein MDYSHLMAPPVPPHKPRSPRSARAQGRQLKCVFLGDGAVGKTSLIVSYTTNGYPTKYVPTAFDDFSAVVQVDGQPVRLQLCDTAGQDEFDKLRHFCYTRTDVLLLCFSVVSPASFQNIGEKWVPEIRRRCPLTPVLLVGTQCDLRQDVKVLIDLARRRERPVLEEDARALADKIGALAYIECSSLTQKNLKEVFDAAISVGLRHADRRARRERKVHSTADKMKMLSKSWWKKYICIQ from the exons ATGGATTACAGTCACCTGATGGCGCCTCCGGTGCCGCCGCACAAACCCAGGTCCCCCCGGTCTGCGCGCGCCCAGGGCCGCCAGCTGAAGTGCGTGTTTCTCGGGGACGGAGCTGTGGGGAAAACCAGCCTGATAGTCAGCTACACCACCAATGGATATCCAACAAAATACGTCCCGACAGCGTTTGACGATTTCTCAG cgGTCGTACAGGTGGATGGACAGCCAGTGAGACTTCAGCTTTGTGACACTGCAGGACAG GACGAATTCGATAAGTTGCGTCACTTCTGTTACACGCGGACTGACGTCCTCCTCCTGTGCTTCAGCGTCGTCAGCCCCGCTTCCTTCCAGAACATCGGTGAAAAATGGGTGCCAGAGATCCGACGCCGTTGTCCGCTCACACCCGTGTTACTGGTGGGCACCCAGTGCGACCTACGGCAGGACGTCAAGGTCCTCATTGACCTGGCACGACGCAGAGAGCGACCCGTCCTGGAAGAGGACGCCCGCGCCTTGGCGGACAAAATAGGAGCGCTAGCCTACATAGAGTGCTCTTCTCTCACACAGAAAAACCTTAAGGAGGTGTTTGACGCCGCCATCTCTGTCGGGCTCCGACACGCCGACCGAAGAGCCAGACGAGAGCGGAAGGTCCACAGTACTGctgataaaatgaaaatgctctCCAAATCGTGGTGGAAGAAATATATCTGCATACAGTAG